From Mus musculus strain C57BL/6J chromosome 8, GRCm38.p6 C57BL/6J, a single genomic window includes:
- the Tppp3 gene encoding tubulin polymerization-promoting protein family member 3, whose translation MAASTDIAGLEESFRKFAIHGDPKASGQEMNGKNWAKLCKDCKVADGKAVTGTDVDIVFSKVKAKSARVINYEEFKKALEELATKRFKGKSKEEAFDAICQLIAGKEPANIGVTKAKTGGAVDRLTDTSKYTGSHKERFDESGKGKGIAGRQDILDDSGYVSAYKNAGTYDAKVKK comes from the exons ATGGCAGCGAGCACGGACATAGCTGGGCTGGAGGAGAGCTTCCGGAAGTTTGCCATCCATGGCGACCCCAAGGCCAGCGGGCAAGAGATGAATGGCAAGAACTGGGCCAAGCTGTGCAAGGACTGTAAGGTGGCCGACGGAAAGGCCGTAACGGGCACCGACGTCGACATCGTCTTCTCCAAAGTCAA GGCGAAATCTGCTAGAGTAATCAACTATGAGGAGTTCAAGAAGGCCCTGGAAGAGCTGGCAACTAAGCGGTTCAAGGGGAAGTCCAAGGAGGAGGCCTTTGATGCCATCTGCCAGCTGATAGCGGGCAAGGAACCGGCCAACATTGGCGTCACC AAAGCTAAAACGGGTGGTGCTGTGGACCGGCTGACGGACACCAGTAAGTATACGGGCTCCCACAAAGAACGCTTTGATGAGAGCGGCAAGGGAAAGGGCATCGCTGGACGGCAGGACATCCTGGACGACAGTGGCTACGTGAGTGCCTACAAAAACGCAGGCACCTATGACGCCAAGGTGAAGAAGTGA
- the Zdhhc1 gene encoding palmitoyltransferase ZDHHC1 isoform 1 (isoform 1 is encoded by transcript variant 4) — MNICNKPSNKTAPEKSVWTAPSQDSGPSPELQGQRSRRNGWSWPPHPLQIVAWLLYLFFAVIGFGVLVPLLPHHWVPAGYACMGAIFAGHLVVHLTAVSIDPADANVRDKSYSGPLPIFNRSQHAHVIEDLHCNLCDVDVSARSKHCSACNKCVCGFDHHCKWLNNCVGERNYRLFLHSVASALLGVLLLVLVATYVFVEFFVNPMRLRTNQHFEVLKNHTDVWFVFLPAAPVETQAPAILALAALLILLGLLSTALLGHLLCFHIYLMWHKLTTYEYIVQHRPAQEAKETHKELESCPRKVRSIQEMEFYMRTFSHVRPEPSGQARTAALNANPSQFLATQGQVEPPLPSSSDTLALPPRIQPQKKRKRRVYRLPRSGVLDRELPLPRLRETGTPSRRSSSSSDSTSASPVHAGGSAGAYYSASAESMEEIPVAQTRLGSAALGAPGARGRESGLALQARSPAVFVSPSSGEPGTPGGGDGLP, encoded by the exons ATGAACATCTGCAACAAACCCTCCAACAAGACAGCCCCCGAGAAGAGTGTGTGGACAGCGCCCTCACAGGACAGTGGGCCTTCCCCAGAACTGCAGGGCCAGCGCTCTCGAAGGAATGGATGGAGCTGGCCGCCCCACCCGCTCCAGATTGTGGCCTGGCTGCTCTACCTCTTCTTCGCGGTGATTGGCTTTGGGGTCCTTGTTCCCCTCTTGCCTCACCACTGGGTGCCTGCTGGCTATGCT TGCATGGGGGCCATCTTTGCTGGCCACCTTGTGGTGCACCTGACTGCTGTCTCCATCGATCCAGCAGATGCCAATGTGCGGGACAAGAGCTACTCTGGGCCCCTGCCCATCTTCAACCGCAGCCAGCATGCGCATGTCATTGAAGACCTGCACTGCAACCTATGCGACGTGGACGT GAGTGCGCGATCCAAACACTGCAGCGCCTGCAATAAGTGCGTATGCGGCTTCGATCACCATTGCAAGTGGCTCAACAACTGCGTGGGCGAGAGGAACTATCG GCTCTTTCTACACAGTGTGGCATCTGCTTTATTGGGTGTCCTGCTCCTGGTGCTGGTGGCCACTTATGTCTTCGTGGAGTTCTTTGTCAACCCCATGCGACTTCGTACCAACCAACACTTTGAAG TCTTGAAGAACCACACGGATGTGTGGTTTGTGTTCTTGCCTGCTGCCCCTGTGGAGACCCAGGCTCCTGCCATCCTGGCCCTGGCCGCCCTGCTCATCCTTCTGGGCCTGCTTTCTACAGCCCTGCTTGGCCACCTGCTCTGCTTCCACATTTATCTAA TGTGGCACAAGCTCACCACCTATGAATACATCGTGCAGCACCGTCCAGCTCAGGAAGCAAAGGAGACCCACAAGGAGCTGGAGTCATGCCCCCGCAAGGTGCGGTCCATTCAG GAGATGGAGTTCTACATGAGGACCTTCAGCCATGTGCGTCCAGAGCCCTCTGGCCAGGCTAGGACAGCAGCATTAAATGCCAA TCCTTCCCAGTTTCTTGCCACCCAAGGCCAAGTGGAACCACCACTACCCTCCTCCTCAGACACACTGGCTCTGCCTCCACGGATCCAACCCCAG aaaaagaggaagcgGCGAGTGTATAGATTGCCCAGGTCTGGGGTCTTGGACCGAGAGCTCCCACTGCCCAGGTTACGGG AGACTGGGACTCCTAGCCGCCGCTCCAGCTCTTCATCTGATTCCACCAGTGCCAGCCCAGTGCATGCTGGTGGCTCTGCAGGCGCCTACTACTCGGCATCAGCTGAGTCCATGGAAGAGATTCCAGTGGCCCAGACGCGCCTGGGCAGTGCCGCACTGGGTGCCCCAGGAGCCAGGGGTCGAGAGTCTGGGCTGGCTCTACAGGCACGTTCGCCTGCTGTTTTTGTGAGCCCGAGCAGTGGCGAGCCCGGAACACCTGGAGGCGGCGACGGCCTGCCTTAG
- the Zdhhc1 gene encoding palmitoyltransferase ZDHHC1 isoform X2 yields MLSTLLPLEMNICNKPSNKTAPEKSVWTAPSQDSGPSPELQGQRSRRNGWSWPPHPLQIVAWLLYLFFAVIGFGVLVPLLPHHWVPAGYACMGAIFAGHLVVHLTAVSIDPADANVRDKSYSGPLPIFNRSQHAHVIEDLHCNLCDVDVSARSKHCSACNKCVCGFDHHCKWLNNCVGERNYRLFLHSVASALLGVLLLVLVATYVFVEFFVNPMRLRTNQHFEVLKNHTDVWFVFLPAAPVETQAPAILALAALLILLGLLSTALLGHLLCFHIYLMWHKLTTYEYIVQHRPAQEAKETHKELESCPRKEMEFYMRTFSHVRPEPSGQARTAALNANPSQFLATQGQVEPPLPSSSDTLALPPRIQPQKKRKRRVYRLPRSGVLDRELPLPRLRETGTPSRRSSSSSDSTSASPVHAGGSAGAYYSASAESMEEIPVAQTRLGSAALGAPGARGRESGLALQARSPAVFVSPSSGEPGTPGGGDGLP; encoded by the exons ATGCtctctactcttctccctctGGAGATGAACATCTGCAACAAACCCTCCAACAAGACAGCCCCCGAGAAGAGTGTGTGGACAGCGCCCTCACAGGACAGTGGGCCTTCCCCAGAACTGCAGGGCCAGCGCTCTCGAAGGAATGGATGGAGCTGGCCGCCCCACCCGCTCCAGATTGTGGCCTGGCTGCTCTACCTCTTCTTCGCGGTGATTGGCTTTGGGGTCCTTGTTCCCCTCTTGCCTCACCACTGGGTGCCTGCTGGCTATGCT TGCATGGGGGCCATCTTTGCTGGCCACCTTGTGGTGCACCTGACTGCTGTCTCCATCGATCCAGCAGATGCCAATGTGCGGGACAAGAGCTACTCTGGGCCCCTGCCCATCTTCAACCGCAGCCAGCATGCGCATGTCATTGAAGACCTGCACTGCAACCTATGCGACGTGGACGT GAGTGCGCGATCCAAACACTGCAGCGCCTGCAATAAGTGCGTATGCGGCTTCGATCACCATTGCAAGTGGCTCAACAACTGCGTGGGCGAGAGGAACTATCG GCTCTTTCTACACAGTGTGGCATCTGCTTTATTGGGTGTCCTGCTCCTGGTGCTGGTGGCCACTTATGTCTTCGTGGAGTTCTTTGTCAACCCCATGCGACTTCGTACCAACCAACACTTTGAAG TCTTGAAGAACCACACGGATGTGTGGTTTGTGTTCTTGCCTGCTGCCCCTGTGGAGACCCAGGCTCCTGCCATCCTGGCCCTGGCCGCCCTGCTCATCCTTCTGGGCCTGCTTTCTACAGCCCTGCTTGGCCACCTGCTCTGCTTCCACATTTATCTAA TGTGGCACAAGCTCACCACCTATGAATACATCGTGCAGCACCGTCCAGCTCAGGAAGCAAAGGAGACCCACAAGGAGCTGGAGTCATGCCCCCGCAAG GAGATGGAGTTCTACATGAGGACCTTCAGCCATGTGCGTCCAGAGCCCTCTGGCCAGGCTAGGACAGCAGCATTAAATGCCAA TCCTTCCCAGTTTCTTGCCACCCAAGGCCAAGTGGAACCACCACTACCCTCCTCCTCAGACACACTGGCTCTGCCTCCACGGATCCAACCCCAG aaaaagaggaagcgGCGAGTGTATAGATTGCCCAGGTCTGGGGTCTTGGACCGAGAGCTCCCACTGCCCAGGTTACGGG AGACTGGGACTCCTAGCCGCCGCTCCAGCTCTTCATCTGATTCCACCAGTGCCAGCCCAGTGCATGCTGGTGGCTCTGCAGGCGCCTACTACTCGGCATCAGCTGAGTCCATGGAAGAGATTCCAGTGGCCCAGACGCGCCTGGGCAGTGCCGCACTGGGTGCCCCAGGAGCCAGGGGTCGAGAGTCTGGGCTGGCTCTACAGGCACGTTCGCCTGCTGTTTTTGTGAGCCCGAGCAGTGGCGAGCCCGGAACACCTGGAGGCGGCGACGGCCTGCCTTAG
- the Zdhhc1 gene encoding palmitoyltransferase ZDHHC1 isoform 2 (isoform 2 is encoded by transcript variant 2), with the protein MNICNKPSNKTAPEKSVWTAPSQDSGPSPELQGQRSRRNGWSWPPHPLQIVAWLLYLFFAVIGFGVLVPLLPHHWVPAGYACMGAIFAGHLVVHLTAVSIDPADANVRDKSYSGPLPIFNRSQHAHVIEDLHCNLCDVDVSARSKHCSACNKCVCGFDHHCKWLNNCVGERNYRLFLHSVASALLGVLLLVLVATYVFVEFFVNPMRLRTNQHFEVLKNHTDVWFVFLPAAPVETQAPAILALAALLILLGLLSTALLGHLLCFHIYLMWHKLTTYEYIVQHRPAQEAKETHKELESCPRKEMEFYMRTFSHVRPEPSGQARTAALNANPSQFLATQGQVEPPLPSSSDTLALPPRIQPQKKRKRRVYRLPRSGVLDRELPLPRLRETGTPSRRSSSSSDSTSASPVHAGGSAGAYYSASAESMEEIPVAQTRLGSAALGAPGARGRESGLALQARSPAVFVSPSSGEPGTPGGGDGLP; encoded by the exons ATGAACATCTGCAACAAACCCTCCAACAAGACAGCCCCCGAGAAGAGTGTGTGGACAGCGCCCTCACAGGACAGTGGGCCTTCCCCAGAACTGCAGGGCCAGCGCTCTCGAAGGAATGGATGGAGCTGGCCGCCCCACCCGCTCCAGATTGTGGCCTGGCTGCTCTACCTCTTCTTCGCGGTGATTGGCTTTGGGGTCCTTGTTCCCCTCTTGCCTCACCACTGGGTGCCTGCTGGCTATGCT TGCATGGGGGCCATCTTTGCTGGCCACCTTGTGGTGCACCTGACTGCTGTCTCCATCGATCCAGCAGATGCCAATGTGCGGGACAAGAGCTACTCTGGGCCCCTGCCCATCTTCAACCGCAGCCAGCATGCGCATGTCATTGAAGACCTGCACTGCAACCTATGCGACGTGGACGT GAGTGCGCGATCCAAACACTGCAGCGCCTGCAATAAGTGCGTATGCGGCTTCGATCACCATTGCAAGTGGCTCAACAACTGCGTGGGCGAGAGGAACTATCG GCTCTTTCTACACAGTGTGGCATCTGCTTTATTGGGTGTCCTGCTCCTGGTGCTGGTGGCCACTTATGTCTTCGTGGAGTTCTTTGTCAACCCCATGCGACTTCGTACCAACCAACACTTTGAAG TCTTGAAGAACCACACGGATGTGTGGTTTGTGTTCTTGCCTGCTGCCCCTGTGGAGACCCAGGCTCCTGCCATCCTGGCCCTGGCCGCCCTGCTCATCCTTCTGGGCCTGCTTTCTACAGCCCTGCTTGGCCACCTGCTCTGCTTCCACATTTATCTAA TGTGGCACAAGCTCACCACCTATGAATACATCGTGCAGCACCGTCCAGCTCAGGAAGCAAAGGAGACCCACAAGGAGCTGGAGTCATGCCCCCGCAAG GAGATGGAGTTCTACATGAGGACCTTCAGCCATGTGCGTCCAGAGCCCTCTGGCCAGGCTAGGACAGCAGCATTAAATGCCAA TCCTTCCCAGTTTCTTGCCACCCAAGGCCAAGTGGAACCACCACTACCCTCCTCCTCAGACACACTGGCTCTGCCTCCACGGATCCAACCCCAG aaaaagaggaagcgGCGAGTGTATAGATTGCCCAGGTCTGGGGTCTTGGACCGAGAGCTCCCACTGCCCAGGTTACGGG AGACTGGGACTCCTAGCCGCCGCTCCAGCTCTTCATCTGATTCCACCAGTGCCAGCCCAGTGCATGCTGGTGGCTCTGCAGGCGCCTACTACTCGGCATCAGCTGAGTCCATGGAAGAGATTCCAGTGGCCCAGACGCGCCTGGGCAGTGCCGCACTGGGTGCCCCAGGAGCCAGGGGTCGAGAGTCTGGGCTGGCTCTACAGGCACGTTCGCCTGCTGTTTTTGTGAGCCCGAGCAGTGGCGAGCCCGGAACACCTGGAGGCGGCGACGGCCTGCCTTAG
- the Zdhhc1 gene encoding palmitoyltransferase ZDHHC1 isoform X1: MLSTLLPLEMNICNKPSNKTAPEKSVWTAPSQDSGPSPELQGQRSRRNGWSWPPHPLQIVAWLLYLFFAVIGFGVLVPLLPHHWVPAGYACMGAIFAGHLVVHLTAVSIDPADANVRDKSYSGPLPIFNRSQHAHVIEDLHCNLCDVDVSARSKHCSACNKCVCGFDHHCKWLNNCVGERNYRLFLHSVASALLGVLLLVLVATYVFVEFFVNPMRLRTNQHFEVLKNHTDVWFVFLPAAPVETQAPAILALAALLILLGLLSTALLGHLLCFHIYLMWHKLTTYEYIVQHRPAQEAKETHKELESCPRKVRSIQEMEFYMRTFSHVRPEPSGQARTAALNANPSQFLATQGQVEPPLPSSSDTLALPPRIQPQKKRKRRVYRLPRSGVLDRELPLPRLRETGTPSRRSSSSSDSTSASPVHAGGSAGAYYSASAESMEEIPVAQTRLGSAALGAPGARGRESGLALQARSPAVFVSPSSGEPGTPGGGDGLP, encoded by the exons ATGCtctctactcttctccctctGGAGATGAACATCTGCAACAAACCCTCCAACAAGACAGCCCCCGAGAAGAGTGTGTGGACAGCGCCCTCACAGGACAGTGGGCCTTCCCCAGAACTGCAGGGCCAGCGCTCTCGAAGGAATGGATGGAGCTGGCCGCCCCACCCGCTCCAGATTGTGGCCTGGCTGCTCTACCTCTTCTTCGCGGTGATTGGCTTTGGGGTCCTTGTTCCCCTCTTGCCTCACCACTGGGTGCCTGCTGGCTATGCT TGCATGGGGGCCATCTTTGCTGGCCACCTTGTGGTGCACCTGACTGCTGTCTCCATCGATCCAGCAGATGCCAATGTGCGGGACAAGAGCTACTCTGGGCCCCTGCCCATCTTCAACCGCAGCCAGCATGCGCATGTCATTGAAGACCTGCACTGCAACCTATGCGACGTGGACGT GAGTGCGCGATCCAAACACTGCAGCGCCTGCAATAAGTGCGTATGCGGCTTCGATCACCATTGCAAGTGGCTCAACAACTGCGTGGGCGAGAGGAACTATCG GCTCTTTCTACACAGTGTGGCATCTGCTTTATTGGGTGTCCTGCTCCTGGTGCTGGTGGCCACTTATGTCTTCGTGGAGTTCTTTGTCAACCCCATGCGACTTCGTACCAACCAACACTTTGAAG TCTTGAAGAACCACACGGATGTGTGGTTTGTGTTCTTGCCTGCTGCCCCTGTGGAGACCCAGGCTCCTGCCATCCTGGCCCTGGCCGCCCTGCTCATCCTTCTGGGCCTGCTTTCTACAGCCCTGCTTGGCCACCTGCTCTGCTTCCACATTTATCTAA TGTGGCACAAGCTCACCACCTATGAATACATCGTGCAGCACCGTCCAGCTCAGGAAGCAAAGGAGACCCACAAGGAGCTGGAGTCATGCCCCCGCAAGGTGCGGTCCATTCAG GAGATGGAGTTCTACATGAGGACCTTCAGCCATGTGCGTCCAGAGCCCTCTGGCCAGGCTAGGACAGCAGCATTAAATGCCAA TCCTTCCCAGTTTCTTGCCACCCAAGGCCAAGTGGAACCACCACTACCCTCCTCCTCAGACACACTGGCTCTGCCTCCACGGATCCAACCCCAG aaaaagaggaagcgGCGAGTGTATAGATTGCCCAGGTCTGGGGTCTTGGACCGAGAGCTCCCACTGCCCAGGTTACGGG AGACTGGGACTCCTAGCCGCCGCTCCAGCTCTTCATCTGATTCCACCAGTGCCAGCCCAGTGCATGCTGGTGGCTCTGCAGGCGCCTACTACTCGGCATCAGCTGAGTCCATGGAAGAGATTCCAGTGGCCCAGACGCGCCTGGGCAGTGCCGCACTGGGTGCCCCAGGAGCCAGGGGTCGAGAGTCTGGGCTGGCTCTACAGGCACGTTCGCCTGCTGTTTTTGTGAGCCCGAGCAGTGGCGAGCCCGGAACACCTGGAGGCGGCGACGGCCTGCCTTAG
- the Zdhhc1 gene encoding palmitoyltransferase ZDHHC1 isoform 3 (isoform 3 is encoded by transcript variant 8): MNICNKPSNKTAPEKSVWTAPSQDSGPSPELQGQRSRRNGWSWPPHPLQIVAWLLYLFFAVIGFGVLVPLLPHHWVPAGYACMGAIFAGHLVVHLTAVSIDPADANVRDKSYSGPLPIFNRSQHAHVIEDLHCNLCDVDVSARSKHCSACNKCVCGFDHHCKWLNNCVGERNYRLFLHSVASALLGVLLLVLVATYVFVEFFVNPMRLRTNQHFEVLKNHTDVWFVFLPAAPVETQAPAILALAALLILLGLLSTALLGHLLCFHIYLMWHKLTTYEYIVQHRPAQEAKETHKELESCPRKVRSIQEMEFYMRTFSHVRPEPSGQARTAALNAKKRGSGECIDCPGLGSWTESSHCPGYGRLGLLAAAPALHLIPPVPAQCMLVALQAPTTRHQLSPWKRFQWPRRAWAVPHWVPQEPGVESLGWLYRHVRLLFL; encoded by the exons ATGAACATCTGCAACAAACCCTCCAACAAGACAGCCCCCGAGAAGAGTGTGTGGACAGCGCCCTCACAGGACAGTGGGCCTTCCCCAGAACTGCAGGGCCAGCGCTCTCGAAGGAATGGATGGAGCTGGCCGCCCCACCCGCTCCAGATTGTGGCCTGGCTGCTCTACCTCTTCTTCGCGGTGATTGGCTTTGGGGTCCTTGTTCCCCTCTTGCCTCACCACTGGGTGCCTGCTGGCTATGCT TGCATGGGGGCCATCTTTGCTGGCCACCTTGTGGTGCACCTGACTGCTGTCTCCATCGATCCAGCAGATGCCAATGTGCGGGACAAGAGCTACTCTGGGCCCCTGCCCATCTTCAACCGCAGCCAGCATGCGCATGTCATTGAAGACCTGCACTGCAACCTATGCGACGTGGACGT GAGTGCGCGATCCAAACACTGCAGCGCCTGCAATAAGTGCGTATGCGGCTTCGATCACCATTGCAAGTGGCTCAACAACTGCGTGGGCGAGAGGAACTATCG GCTCTTTCTACACAGTGTGGCATCTGCTTTATTGGGTGTCCTGCTCCTGGTGCTGGTGGCCACTTATGTCTTCGTGGAGTTCTTTGTCAACCCCATGCGACTTCGTACCAACCAACACTTTGAAG TCTTGAAGAACCACACGGATGTGTGGTTTGTGTTCTTGCCTGCTGCCCCTGTGGAGACCCAGGCTCCTGCCATCCTGGCCCTGGCCGCCCTGCTCATCCTTCTGGGCCTGCTTTCTACAGCCCTGCTTGGCCACCTGCTCTGCTTCCACATTTATCTAA TGTGGCACAAGCTCACCACCTATGAATACATCGTGCAGCACCGTCCAGCTCAGGAAGCAAAGGAGACCCACAAGGAGCTGGAGTCATGCCCCCGCAAGGTGCGGTCCATTCAG GAGATGGAGTTCTACATGAGGACCTTCAGCCATGTGCGTCCAGAGCCCTCTGGCCAGGCTAGGACAGCAGCATTAAATGCCAA aaaaagaggaagcgGCGAGTGTATAGATTGCCCAGGTCTGGGGTCTTGGACCGAGAGCTCCCACTGCCCAGGTTACGGG AGACTGGGACTCCTAGCCGCCGCTCCAGCTCTTCATCTGATTCCACCAGTGCCAGCCCAGTGCATGCTGGTGGCTCTGCAGGCGCCTACTACTCGGCATCAGCTGAGTCCATGGAAGAGATTCCAGTGGCCCAGACGCGCCTGGGCAGTGCCGCACTGGGTGCCCCAGGAGCCAGGGGTCGAGAGTCTGGGCTGGCTCTACAGGCACGTTCGCCTGCTGTTTTTGTGA
- the Zdhhc1 gene encoding palmitoyltransferase ZDHHC1 isoform X5 — translation MLSTLLPLEMNICNKPSNKTAPEKSVWTAPSQDSGPSPELQGQRSRRNGWSWPPHPLQIVAWLLYLFFAVIGFGVLVPLLPHHWVPAGYACMGAIFAGHLVVHLTAVSIDPADANVRDKSYSGPLPIFNRSQHAHVIEDLHCNLCDVDVSARSKHCSACNKCVCGFDHHCKWLNNCVGERNYRLFLHSVASALLGVLLLVLVATYVFVEFFVNPMRLRTNQHFEVLKNHTDVWFVFLPAAPVETQAPAILALAALLILLGLLSTALLGHLLCFHIYLMWHKLTTYEYIVQHRPAQEAKETHKELESCPRKVRSIQEMEFYMRTFSHVRPEPSGQARTAALNAKKRGSGECIDCPGLGSWTESSHCPGYGRLGLLAAAPALHLIPPVPAQCMLVALQAPTTRHQLSPWKRFQWPRRAWAVPHWVPQEPGVESLGWLYRHVRLLFL, via the exons ATGCtctctactcttctccctctGGAGATGAACATCTGCAACAAACCCTCCAACAAGACAGCCCCCGAGAAGAGTGTGTGGACAGCGCCCTCACAGGACAGTGGGCCTTCCCCAGAACTGCAGGGCCAGCGCTCTCGAAGGAATGGATGGAGCTGGCCGCCCCACCCGCTCCAGATTGTGGCCTGGCTGCTCTACCTCTTCTTCGCGGTGATTGGCTTTGGGGTCCTTGTTCCCCTCTTGCCTCACCACTGGGTGCCTGCTGGCTATGCT TGCATGGGGGCCATCTTTGCTGGCCACCTTGTGGTGCACCTGACTGCTGTCTCCATCGATCCAGCAGATGCCAATGTGCGGGACAAGAGCTACTCTGGGCCCCTGCCCATCTTCAACCGCAGCCAGCATGCGCATGTCATTGAAGACCTGCACTGCAACCTATGCGACGTGGACGT GAGTGCGCGATCCAAACACTGCAGCGCCTGCAATAAGTGCGTATGCGGCTTCGATCACCATTGCAAGTGGCTCAACAACTGCGTGGGCGAGAGGAACTATCG GCTCTTTCTACACAGTGTGGCATCTGCTTTATTGGGTGTCCTGCTCCTGGTGCTGGTGGCCACTTATGTCTTCGTGGAGTTCTTTGTCAACCCCATGCGACTTCGTACCAACCAACACTTTGAAG TCTTGAAGAACCACACGGATGTGTGGTTTGTGTTCTTGCCTGCTGCCCCTGTGGAGACCCAGGCTCCTGCCATCCTGGCCCTGGCCGCCCTGCTCATCCTTCTGGGCCTGCTTTCTACAGCCCTGCTTGGCCACCTGCTCTGCTTCCACATTTATCTAA TGTGGCACAAGCTCACCACCTATGAATACATCGTGCAGCACCGTCCAGCTCAGGAAGCAAAGGAGACCCACAAGGAGCTGGAGTCATGCCCCCGCAAGGTGCGGTCCATTCAG GAGATGGAGTTCTACATGAGGACCTTCAGCCATGTGCGTCCAGAGCCCTCTGGCCAGGCTAGGACAGCAGCATTAAATGCCAA aaaaagaggaagcgGCGAGTGTATAGATTGCCCAGGTCTGGGGTCTTGGACCGAGAGCTCCCACTGCCCAGGTTACGGG AGACTGGGACTCCTAGCCGCCGCTCCAGCTCTTCATCTGATTCCACCAGTGCCAGCCCAGTGCATGCTGGTGGCTCTGCAGGCGCCTACTACTCGGCATCAGCTGAGTCCATGGAAGAGATTCCAGTGGCCCAGACGCGCCTGGGCAGTGCCGCACTGGGTGCCCCAGGAGCCAGGGGTCGAGAGTCTGGGCTGGCTCTACAGGCACGTTCGCCTGCTGTTTTTGTGA
- the Zdhhc1 gene encoding palmitoyltransferase ZDHHC1 isoform X7, with amino-acid sequence MLSTLLPLEMNICNKPSNKTAPEKSVWTAPSQDSGPSPELQGQRSRRNGWSWPPHPLQIVAWLLYLFFAVIGFGVLVPLLPHHWVPAGYACMGAIFAGHLVVHLTAVSIDPADANVRDKSYSGPLPIFNRSQHAHVIEDLHCNLCDVDVSARSKHCSACNKCVCGFDHHCKWLNNCVGERNYRLEEPHGCVVCVLACCPCGDPGSCHPGPGRPAHPSGPAFYSPAWPPALLPHLSNVAQAHHL; translated from the exons ATGCtctctactcttctccctctGGAGATGAACATCTGCAACAAACCCTCCAACAAGACAGCCCCCGAGAAGAGTGTGTGGACAGCGCCCTCACAGGACAGTGGGCCTTCCCCAGAACTGCAGGGCCAGCGCTCTCGAAGGAATGGATGGAGCTGGCCGCCCCACCCGCTCCAGATTGTGGCCTGGCTGCTCTACCTCTTCTTCGCGGTGATTGGCTTTGGGGTCCTTGTTCCCCTCTTGCCTCACCACTGGGTGCCTGCTGGCTATGCT TGCATGGGGGCCATCTTTGCTGGCCACCTTGTGGTGCACCTGACTGCTGTCTCCATCGATCCAGCAGATGCCAATGTGCGGGACAAGAGCTACTCTGGGCCCCTGCCCATCTTCAACCGCAGCCAGCATGCGCATGTCATTGAAGACCTGCACTGCAACCTATGCGACGTGGACGT GAGTGCGCGATCCAAACACTGCAGCGCCTGCAATAAGTGCGTATGCGGCTTCGATCACCATTGCAAGTGGCTCAACAACTGCGTGGGCGAGAGGAACTATCG TCTTGAAGAACCACACGGATGTGTGGTTTGTGTTCTTGCCTGCTGCCCCTGTGGAGACCCAGGCTCCTGCCATCCTGGCCCTGGCCGCCCTGCTCATCCTTCTGGGCCTGCTTTCTACAGCCCTGCTTGGCCACCTGCTCTGCTTCCACATTTATCTAA TGTGGCACAAGCTCACCACCTATGA